In one Sporocytophaga myxococcoides genomic region, the following are encoded:
- a CDS encoding helix-turn-helix domain-containing protein: MKNLSLGKKLKAIRQSKGLTQDDVVYETEISKATYTRIETDKTSVTIEDLEKIAKVLEVTVIEILTYGSDSVSELEKCRKQLQEKEKELRAKDKEIISLQKKLLAEMEKKLKK, translated from the coding sequence ATGAAAAATTTATCTCTAGGTAAAAAACTAAAAGCAATTCGTCAGTCTAAAGGGCTTACACAGGATGATGTTGTATATGAAACGGAAATCTCTAAGGCTACCTATACAAGAATTGAAACAGATAAGACAAGTGTTACCATTGAGGATCTGGAAAAAATTGCAAAAGTGCTAGAAGTAACTGTTATTGAAATTCTCACCTATGGGTCTGACTCTGTTTCTGAGTTGGAGAAGTGCCGAAAGCAATTACAGGAGAAAGAAAAGGAGTTAAGGGCAAAGGATAAAGAAATTATATCACTCCAAAAGAAACTGCTTGCAGAGATGGAAAAGAAGCTGAAAAAATAA
- a CDS encoding helix-turn-helix transcriptional regulator, translating into MKYQNLKPSIELAPYIHSFWELKGEVNDGQWERTYPDGCSGLVINLGDTCRTDNGLVSMDYGKTYAVGAMTSFKDSFIDANTHLVGVCLKPAAFSVFYKYAPQCELTNSTIALDPRQSFSFEKISKSPLNYLNRFFIDRTKINHQPLQSVIEDIHKSNGQLSIYEISKRNNTTVRQLERNFKTHIGITPKEYSNIVRFQNAMSIIRNSDQERSLLDIAFECGYYDHSHLTNEIKRNTGLAPSQL; encoded by the coding sequence ATGAAATATCAAAACCTTAAACCTTCTATAGAATTAGCGCCTTATATTCACTCCTTTTGGGAATTGAAGGGAGAAGTTAACGATGGTCAGTGGGAACGCACCTATCCTGATGGATGCTCTGGACTGGTTATTAATTTAGGAGATACCTGCAGAACTGACAATGGCCTGGTTTCTATGGACTATGGTAAAACATATGCCGTAGGGGCTATGACTTCCTTTAAGGATAGCTTTATTGATGCTAACACTCATCTAGTAGGCGTATGCTTGAAACCAGCTGCATTTTCAGTTTTTTATAAATATGCCCCTCAATGTGAATTGACAAATTCTACAATAGCGCTTGATCCTCGACAATCCTTTAGCTTCGAAAAAATCAGTAAGAGTCCTTTAAATTATCTCAACAGATTTTTTATTGATAGGACTAAAATTAACCACCAGCCTCTCCAATCAGTTATTGAAGATATTCATAAATCAAATGGCCAACTTAGTATTTATGAAATTTCAAAAAGAAACAATACAACAGTAAGACAACTAGAACGAAATTTTAAAACTCATATAGGCATTACGCCAAAAGAATATTCAAATATCGTTCGATTTCAAAATGCTATGTCAATAATTAGAAATTCTGATCAGGAACGAAGCTTATTAGACATTGCCTTTGAATGCGGTTATTATGACCATTCTCATCTTACCAATGAAATAAAAAGGAACACCGGACTTGCTCCATCTCAACTTTAA
- a CDS encoding dihydrofolate reductase family protein: MRKVILNLAMTLDGFIEGPNGEIDWCIMDDDMNFDAFISTIDTIFYGRVSYDAWGNFQPDENTSPAEVAMWQGIHSKKKFVFSSQNRQSEKATFITSDIANKVAEIKKQEGKDIWLYGGASLIKTFINSGLIDIYKISIHPVALGSGKPLFENLKERINLRLIKTDVFRSGVVQFTYEPELLKRS; this comes from the coding sequence ATGAGAAAGGTAATTTTAAATCTAGCAATGACCCTGGATGGGTTTATTGAAGGCCCAAATGGAGAAATTGATTGGTGTATAATGGATGATGATATGAACTTTGATGCTTTCATATCAACCATTGACACGATATTTTATGGTAGAGTGAGTTATGATGCCTGGGGAAATTTTCAACCCGACGAGAATACAAGCCCGGCAGAAGTGGCGATGTGGCAAGGAATTCATTCCAAGAAAAAATTTGTTTTTTCAAGCCAAAACAGACAAAGTGAAAAAGCAACTTTCATTACTTCCGACATAGCAAATAAAGTAGCAGAGATAAAAAAGCAGGAGGGAAAAGATATCTGGCTATACGGAGGAGCAAGCCTCATAAAGACATTTATAAATTCAGGACTTATTGATATCTATAAAATTTCTATTCATCCTGTAGCTTTAGGTAGTGGAAAGCCTTTATTTGAAAATTTAAAAGAACGCATCAACTTGAGATTAATTAAGACTGATGTTTTCAGATCAGGAGTTGTACAATTTACATATGAGCCTGAGCTTTTGAAGCGCTCCTGA